A stretch of Stigmatopora argus isolate UIUO_Sarg chromosome 22, RoL_Sarg_1.0, whole genome shotgun sequence DNA encodes these proteins:
- the gtf2ird1 gene encoding general transcription factor II-I repeat domain-containing protein 1 isoform X2, translating into MSQLRKLACDGARPTSRCDSSVPAPSARQEILTSLVSALDSLCMAMSKLNAEVACVTVHEDSVIALGTEKGRIFLNSRREIQTDFYKFCRVQSCPPNVNPTKDQDADTVKEGEQAKTSRAPPLPPPPPPADAQSNVFVLRKMVDEVFTVLYSEAAGKSTLVPVPYDRLQKEPTCLTAYGLPEGVSLRKPSEYDAKTLIKILEQSHRIHFTVTRPTEDLTREAKSESTDLGHRGSSGSAVAPGSPGPVKTTAQVVTPSSPATCANSVLSNFLYGMPISSKPHPDGTPDFKPTSLLGLAKDRLANWTDKGTSANDAASNDETARVAGEQGQTPASIHISKRLLFSIVHEKSEKWDSFIRETEDINTLRECVQILFNSRYAEALGLDHMVPVPYRKIACDPGAVEILGIPDQIPFKRPCTYGVPKLKRILDERHCIRFVVRRMFDEKIFTAAGKMPREEGKQDGGGTVPEEIFPENLSLTPAPSGAADLPVNPHSGRSSSACVSPLAEFEAGPSGDCIPLKRIKTEPPDADIIQVTVPAEGSSSMEEPSEPASSPCGPSALHQQAENHAAGEASSPTAAPQGHRRPPEAGSLVEDIGEMILQLRRQVDNMFSIKYAEALGLPEPAKVPYSKFQMYPDDLFVTGLPEGIALRRPNCFGAAKLRKILAAGSHIQFVIKTPKLLSDQVKQEMPSICDTELDVKDKTSLTEDNVALSKRPAFSECLESKLSRIDLANTLREQVQDLFNRKYGEALGIKYPVQVPYKRIKNNPDSVIIEGLPPGIPFRKPCTFGSQNLERILAVADKINFTITRPFQGFIPKPAPRRVTLLKKAYATIGDDDDVNRVGEKVLLREQVKELFNQKYGEALGLDRAVAVPYKLIRGSPECMEVDGLPDDVPFRNPGTYDAPCLERILGAKDKIIFSVKNQLQPFSELCSQPCNTAVASEASTSRRKRKRVQESQRGPAPSVSELAQSANQIPIMWPMYMVDYSGVNMQVSGKVNY; encoded by the exons ATGTCTCAGTTGAGGAAGCTGGCATGCGATGGTGCGCGACCCACCTCCCGCTGTGACTCTTCAGTTCCGGCGCCATCAGCCAGGCAGGAGATCCTCACCAGTCTGGTGTCGGCCCTTGACTCGCTG TGTATGGCCATGTCCAAGCTGAATGCAGAGGTGGCCTGTGTCACCGTCCATGAAGACAGTGTCATCGCACTGGGTACGGAAAAGGGACGAATATTCCTCAACTCCAGGAGGGAAATCCAGACTGACTTTTACAAGTTTTGCC GGGTGCAGTCATGCCCGCCCAATGTAAACCCAACCAAAGACCAGGATGCGGATACGGTAAAGGAAGGCGAGCAGGCCAAAACCAGTAGAGCGCCCCCCCtaccaccgccgccaccaccggcAGACGCCCAATCCAATGTGTTTGTCCTCAGAAAAATGGTGGACGAGGTCTTTACTGTTCTTTACA GTGAAGCGGCCGGAAAGAGCACTCTGGTTCCCGTGCCTTACGATCGGCTCCAGAAGGAGCCTACTTGCCTGACGGCCTACGGCCTGCCGGAAGGCGTCTCTCTTAGGAAGCCATCTGAATATGATGCCAAGACGCTCATTAAGATTCTGGAACAAAGCCACCGGATACATTTTACCGTCACAAG GCCGACGGAAGACTTGACTCGCGAAGCCAAGTCAGAAAGCACTGATCTGGGCCATCGTGGCTCATCCGGCAGTGCCGTGGCTCCGGGCAGCCCCGGCCCGGTCAAGACTACTGCCCAGGTAGTCACGCCGTCAAGTCCCGCCACTTGCGCCAACTCTGTTCTCTCAAACTTCCTGTACGGCATGCCCATATCCTCCAAACCCCACCCAGATGGCACGCCGGACTTCAAGCCCACGTCACTCCTAGGCCTGGCCAAGGACCGATTGGCCAATTGGACAGACAAGGGCACAAGTGCGAATGACGCAGCCAGCAATG atgaaacaGCAAGAGTTGCTGGTGAGCAGGGTCAAACACCTGCGAGTATTCACATATCCAAGAGATTACTCTTCTCCATTGTTCACGAGAAATCAG AAAAATGGGACTCATTCATCCGAGAAACAGAGGACATTAACACATTGAGGGAATGCGTCCAGATACTGTTCAACAGCAGATACG CTGAGGCCCTGGGTCTTGACCACATGGTGCCAGTGCCCTACCGCAAGATTGCGTGCGACCCAGGGGCAGTGGAAATTTTGGGGATCCCAGACCAGATCCCCTTCAAGCGTCCATGCACTTATGGGGTCCCCAAACTAAAACGAATTCTGGACGAGCGACACTGCATCCGTTTCGTGGTCAGACG GATGTTTGACGAAAAGATTTTTACAG CTGCCGGCAAGATGCCGAGGGAAGAAGGCAAGCAGGATGGGGGAGGCACCGTCCCTGAAGAAATCTTCCCAGAGAATCTAAGCCTCACGCCGGCCCCCTCTGGCGCTGCTGACCTGCCGGTCAATCCTCACAGTGGCCG GTCGTCAAGTGCATGCGTGAGTCCCCTGGCTGAGTTTGAAGCAG GACCATCAGGAGATTGCATCCCTTTGAAGAGGATTAAAACTGAGCCTCCAGATGCAGACATAATTCAAGTCACCGTGCCAGCAG aAGGCAGCTCCAGCATGGAGGAACCCAGCGAGCCCGCCTCCTCTCCCTGCGGCCCCTCGGCCCTCCACCAGCAGGCGGAGAACCACGCAG CTGGCGAGGCATCGTCACCTACTGCAGCACCCCAGGGCCACCGAAGACCCCCTGAAG CTGGAAGCCTGGTGGAGGATATTGGTGAAATGATTCTTCAGCTGCGCAGACAAGTGGATAACATGTTCAGTATCAAGTATG CGGAAGCTTTGGGCCTCCCCGAACCGGCCAAAGTGCCCTACTCCAAGTTCCAGATGTACCCTGACGACCTTTTCGTCACCGGGCTGCCCGAAGGCATCGCCCTGCGGCGGCCCAACTGCTTTGGGGCGGCAAAGTTGCGCAAGATCCTGGCCGCCGGCAGCCACATCCAGTTTGTCATCAAAAC GCCCAAGCTCCTGAGCGATCAAGTCAAACAAGAGATGCCTTCTATCTGCGACACAG AGCTAGACGTCAAGGACAAGACTTCATTGACAGAAGACAATGTGGCATTGTCCAAAAGACCTGCTTTCTCAG AGTGCCTGGAGTCCAAGCTGTCCAGGATCGATCTGGCCAACACGCTACGAGAGCAGGTCCAGGACCTGTTCAACAGGAAGTACGGCGAAGCGCTGGGCATCAAGTACCCGGTGCAAGTGCCTTACAAGCGAATCAAGAACAACCCAGACTCTGTCATCATTGAGGGGCTCCCGCCCGGCATCCCCTTCCGGAAGCCCTGCACCTTTGGCTCGCAGAATCTGGAACGCATCCTGGCTGTCGCTGACAAAATCAATTTCACCATCACCAG acCTTTCCAAGGCTTTATTCCAAAACCCG CACCTCGTCGAGTCACTCTTCTTAAGAAGGCGTACGCGACCATTGGCG ATGACGACGACGTCAACCGAGTGGGGGAGAAGGTGCTCCTCCGCGAGCAGGTCAAGGAGCTGTTCAACCAGAAATACG GCGAGGCTTTGGGTCTGGACCGGGCCGTGGCCGTGCCGTACAAGCTGATCCGCGGGAGCCCCGAGTGCATGGAGGTTGACGGGCTCCCTGACGACGTGCCCTTCCGGAACCCGGGAACGTACGACGCCCCCTGCCTGGAGAGGATCCTCGGCGCCAAAGATAAAATCATCTTCAGCGTCAAGAACCAGCTACA GCCTTTTTCAGAACTGTGTAGTCAGCCCTGCAACACAG CGGTCGCTTCCGAAGCCTCGACCAGTCGGCGGAAACGCAAGCGAGTTCAGGAAAGCCAGCGAGGCCCCGCTCCCTCCGTTTCAGAGCTGGCCCAGTCAGCCAATCAGATTCCCATCATG TGGCCCATGTACATGGTGGACTACAGTGGCGTCAACATGCAAGTATCAGGAAAAGTCAATTACTGA
- the gtf2ird1 gene encoding general transcription factor II-I repeat domain-containing protein 1 isoform X1, protein MSQLRKLACDGARPTSRCDSSVPAPSARQEILTSLVSALDSLCMAMSKLNAEVACVTVHEDSVIALGTEKGRIFLNSRREIQTDFYKFCRVQSCPPNVNPTKDQDADTVKEGEQAKTSRAPPLPPPPPPADAQSNVFVLRKMVDEVFTVLYSEAAGKSTLVPVPYDRLQKEPTCLTAYGLPEGVSLRKPSEYDAKTLIKILEQSHRIHFTVTRPTEDLTREAKSESTDLGHRGSSGSAVAPGSPGPVKTTAQVVTPSSPATCANSVLSNFLYGMPISSKPHPDGTPDFKPTSLLGLAKDRLANWTDKGTSANDAASNDETARVAGEQGQTPASIHISKRLLFSIVHEKSEKWDSFIRETEDINTLRECVQILFNSRYAEALGLDHMVPVPYRKIACDPGAVEILGIPDQIPFKRPCTYGVPKLKRILDERHCIRFVVRRMFDEKIFTAAGKMPREEGKQDGGGTVPEEIFPENLSLTPAPSGAADLPVNPHSGRSSSACVSPLAEFEAGPSGDCIPLKRIKTEPPDADIIQVTVPAEGSSSMEEPSEPASSPCGPSALHQQAENHAAGEASSPTAAPQGHRRPPEAGSLVEDIGEMILQLRRQVDNMFSIKYAEALGLPEPAKVPYSKFQMYPDDLFVTGLPEGIALRRPNCFGAAKLRKILAAGSHIQFVIKTPKLLSDQVKQEMPSICDTELDVKDKTSLTEDNVALSKRPAFSECLESKLSRIDLANTLREQVQDLFNRKYGEALGIKYPVQVPYKRIKNNPDSVIIEGLPPGIPFRKPCTFGSQNLERILAVADKINFTITRPFQGFIPKPAPRRVTLLKKAYATIGDDDDVNRVGEKVLLREQVKELFNQKYGEALGLDRAVAVPYKLIRGSPECMEVDGLPDDVPFRNPGTYDAPCLERILGAKDKIIFSVKNQLQPFSELCSQPCNTAVASEASTSRRKRKRVQESQRGPAPSVSELAQSANQIPIMQWPMYMVDYSGVNMQVSGKVNY, encoded by the exons ATGTCTCAGTTGAGGAAGCTGGCATGCGATGGTGCGCGACCCACCTCCCGCTGTGACTCTTCAGTTCCGGCGCCATCAGCCAGGCAGGAGATCCTCACCAGTCTGGTGTCGGCCCTTGACTCGCTG TGTATGGCCATGTCCAAGCTGAATGCAGAGGTGGCCTGTGTCACCGTCCATGAAGACAGTGTCATCGCACTGGGTACGGAAAAGGGACGAATATTCCTCAACTCCAGGAGGGAAATCCAGACTGACTTTTACAAGTTTTGCC GGGTGCAGTCATGCCCGCCCAATGTAAACCCAACCAAAGACCAGGATGCGGATACGGTAAAGGAAGGCGAGCAGGCCAAAACCAGTAGAGCGCCCCCCCtaccaccgccgccaccaccggcAGACGCCCAATCCAATGTGTTTGTCCTCAGAAAAATGGTGGACGAGGTCTTTACTGTTCTTTACA GTGAAGCGGCCGGAAAGAGCACTCTGGTTCCCGTGCCTTACGATCGGCTCCAGAAGGAGCCTACTTGCCTGACGGCCTACGGCCTGCCGGAAGGCGTCTCTCTTAGGAAGCCATCTGAATATGATGCCAAGACGCTCATTAAGATTCTGGAACAAAGCCACCGGATACATTTTACCGTCACAAG GCCGACGGAAGACTTGACTCGCGAAGCCAAGTCAGAAAGCACTGATCTGGGCCATCGTGGCTCATCCGGCAGTGCCGTGGCTCCGGGCAGCCCCGGCCCGGTCAAGACTACTGCCCAGGTAGTCACGCCGTCAAGTCCCGCCACTTGCGCCAACTCTGTTCTCTCAAACTTCCTGTACGGCATGCCCATATCCTCCAAACCCCACCCAGATGGCACGCCGGACTTCAAGCCCACGTCACTCCTAGGCCTGGCCAAGGACCGATTGGCCAATTGGACAGACAAGGGCACAAGTGCGAATGACGCAGCCAGCAATG atgaaacaGCAAGAGTTGCTGGTGAGCAGGGTCAAACACCTGCGAGTATTCACATATCCAAGAGATTACTCTTCTCCATTGTTCACGAGAAATCAG AAAAATGGGACTCATTCATCCGAGAAACAGAGGACATTAACACATTGAGGGAATGCGTCCAGATACTGTTCAACAGCAGATACG CTGAGGCCCTGGGTCTTGACCACATGGTGCCAGTGCCCTACCGCAAGATTGCGTGCGACCCAGGGGCAGTGGAAATTTTGGGGATCCCAGACCAGATCCCCTTCAAGCGTCCATGCACTTATGGGGTCCCCAAACTAAAACGAATTCTGGACGAGCGACACTGCATCCGTTTCGTGGTCAGACG GATGTTTGACGAAAAGATTTTTACAG CTGCCGGCAAGATGCCGAGGGAAGAAGGCAAGCAGGATGGGGGAGGCACCGTCCCTGAAGAAATCTTCCCAGAGAATCTAAGCCTCACGCCGGCCCCCTCTGGCGCTGCTGACCTGCCGGTCAATCCTCACAGTGGCCG GTCGTCAAGTGCATGCGTGAGTCCCCTGGCTGAGTTTGAAGCAG GACCATCAGGAGATTGCATCCCTTTGAAGAGGATTAAAACTGAGCCTCCAGATGCAGACATAATTCAAGTCACCGTGCCAGCAG aAGGCAGCTCCAGCATGGAGGAACCCAGCGAGCCCGCCTCCTCTCCCTGCGGCCCCTCGGCCCTCCACCAGCAGGCGGAGAACCACGCAG CTGGCGAGGCATCGTCACCTACTGCAGCACCCCAGGGCCACCGAAGACCCCCTGAAG CTGGAAGCCTGGTGGAGGATATTGGTGAAATGATTCTTCAGCTGCGCAGACAAGTGGATAACATGTTCAGTATCAAGTATG CGGAAGCTTTGGGCCTCCCCGAACCGGCCAAAGTGCCCTACTCCAAGTTCCAGATGTACCCTGACGACCTTTTCGTCACCGGGCTGCCCGAAGGCATCGCCCTGCGGCGGCCCAACTGCTTTGGGGCGGCAAAGTTGCGCAAGATCCTGGCCGCCGGCAGCCACATCCAGTTTGTCATCAAAAC GCCCAAGCTCCTGAGCGATCAAGTCAAACAAGAGATGCCTTCTATCTGCGACACAG AGCTAGACGTCAAGGACAAGACTTCATTGACAGAAGACAATGTGGCATTGTCCAAAAGACCTGCTTTCTCAG AGTGCCTGGAGTCCAAGCTGTCCAGGATCGATCTGGCCAACACGCTACGAGAGCAGGTCCAGGACCTGTTCAACAGGAAGTACGGCGAAGCGCTGGGCATCAAGTACCCGGTGCAAGTGCCTTACAAGCGAATCAAGAACAACCCAGACTCTGTCATCATTGAGGGGCTCCCGCCCGGCATCCCCTTCCGGAAGCCCTGCACCTTTGGCTCGCAGAATCTGGAACGCATCCTGGCTGTCGCTGACAAAATCAATTTCACCATCACCAG acCTTTCCAAGGCTTTATTCCAAAACCCG CACCTCGTCGAGTCACTCTTCTTAAGAAGGCGTACGCGACCATTGGCG ATGACGACGACGTCAACCGAGTGGGGGAGAAGGTGCTCCTCCGCGAGCAGGTCAAGGAGCTGTTCAACCAGAAATACG GCGAGGCTTTGGGTCTGGACCGGGCCGTGGCCGTGCCGTACAAGCTGATCCGCGGGAGCCCCGAGTGCATGGAGGTTGACGGGCTCCCTGACGACGTGCCCTTCCGGAACCCGGGAACGTACGACGCCCCCTGCCTGGAGAGGATCCTCGGCGCCAAAGATAAAATCATCTTCAGCGTCAAGAACCAGCTACA GCCTTTTTCAGAACTGTGTAGTCAGCCCTGCAACACAG CGGTCGCTTCCGAAGCCTCGACCAGTCGGCGGAAACGCAAGCGAGTTCAGGAAAGCCAGCGAGGCCCCGCTCCCTCCGTTTCAGAGCTGGCCCAGTCAGCCAATCAGATTCCCATCATG CAGTGGCCCATGTACATGGTGGACTACAGTGGCGTCAACATGCAAGTATCAGGAAAAGTCAATTACTGA